ATTTGTTTTGCATATCTTTAAAATAGAACTCTTTTTTCTTTGCTTGACTAACGATATAGCCTTCTAACACCACCGTTGAATGATTTGGTAATGCTTCGGCTTGTTCAATGGTTTTGAGATTAGAATTAATCGGGATTAAATCCGGCAAAGGCAGAACTGCTAATGGCGCATAATGTAATAACGAATAGCTTTTTCATATAAACTCCATTTTTTGTTAAGGTAAACTGAGTGTAATTAAAAAATCTTAAGAAATTCTTAATTAAAATCAAGTTTATATAAATTTTTATATTACCATTTTATATTACAACATTTTATTAACATATATTCCATTTAGTTATTTGCCAGCAAAGAATTTTACTTTTACATTGGCAACCAATTTCAGCTTTACCTTTTTGAGGAATTCATTATGTTAAAAAAATTATCCGTTATCGCATTAACAACCTTAGCTTTAGCAACATCAGCAACTTCATTTGCTAAAGAAAGTTTACTGGAGCGCATCAATAATAAAGGCACAATTACCGTCGGAACAGAAGGAACTTATGCGCCTTTTACTTACCACGATGAGAACGGTAAATTAACCGGCTATGATGTCGAAGTAACTCGAGCTATTGCGGATAAATTAGGCGTGAAAGTTGAGTTTAAAGAAACCAACTGGGATTCAATGTTAGCCGGCTTAAAAGCAGATCGTTTTGATTTAGTGGCAAATCAGGTAGCATTAACTTCACCGGAACGTCAAGCAACTTTTGATAAAACCGAACCTTATAACTGGTCAGGGGCAGTATTAGCGGCGCCAAAAGATGAAACCCGCATTAAAAAAGTAGAAGATGTAAAAGGCTTAAAAGCAGCACAATCTTTAACTTCAAACTACGGCGAATTAGCGCGTAAATATGAAGCGGTTATTGTGCCGGTAGATGGCTTAGCACAAAGCGTGAAAGTCATTGAAACCAAACGTGCCGATTTTACCTTCAACGACTCTTTAGCGGTGTTGGATTATCTGAAGAAAAATCCAAAATCAGATTTAAAAATCTTTTGGGAATCAAGCGATAAAGTGGGCGCCGGTTTAGTTGCAAATAAAGGTAATCAAGAAGCCTTAGATAAAATCAGTGCAGTGATTGTTGAATTGAAAAAAGATGGTACTTTGAAAAAATTAGGCGAACAGTTCTTTGGACAAGACGTAAGTAACAAATAATCATCTCGATCATCGATATTTACCAAGCGGTTGGATTTGTAAAGTCTTTTGCAAATTTAATCGCTTTTCTATTTTTGAAATTTACTTTTATAGTTCTGGTGGGTAAACTTAAAACTAGATATATTTAAAATATAGTATAAATAATGGAAAAAAAGTCGTTAGTTTTCTCGAGCGGTATTTTAAAAATTGCACACCTTGAAAACTTTTTATGGGATTGCCAGATAATAAGAAGAAGGATGTGGAAGAAAACACTTCATGCTGAACAAGTTATTGGCTGGGGTCATAGACCATCTACGAAAAAAGCAAGACATTTTGCTCAAAAATATCAGATTCCTTTTATTGCGTTAGAGGATGGTTTTTTACGGTCTGTAGGATTGGGCGTTGAAGGATATTCTCCTCTATCCATTGTGTATGATGATATTGGTATTTATTATGATACAACAGTGCCATCTCGTTTGGAAAAATTAATTTTATCAGTTAATTTAACTAATGAATCTCATCAACAAGTTTCAGACGCAATTACTAAGATAAAGGAGTACCAGTTATCAAAATATAATCATGCGCCAGATTTTGAATTAAAGCACTTAAGCGATAAACCAATAGTATTAGTAATAGATCAAACTTTTGGTGATATGGCCGTTAAGTTTGGTCAGGCAAATGAATGGCATTTCAACCAAATGTTAGAGACTGCGATAAAAGAAAATCCACAAGCTGATATTTGGGTTAAAACACATCCTGATGTAATCAGTGGTAAAAAAAAGGGGTATTTAACTTGTTTACCACAATATGCACATCAAGTAAAAATCTTATCTGAAGATATAAGCCCTCTTTCCCTACTTCAATATGTAGATAAAGTGTATTGTGTGACTTCCCATATGGGCTTTGAGGCTCTACTAATAGGGAAAAAAGTGATTACTTTTGGTATTCCTTGGTATGCTGGGTGGGGGATTACTGACGATAGACATGAATCTATTGTTATGTTACAACAACAAAATCGTCGTTCTGCTAAAACATTTAATGAGCTATTCTTTGCTGCTTATTTTTCTTATAGTCGTTATATTAATCCGAATAATGGGCAAATAGGTTCAATCTTTGATGTAATTGAATATCTTAATAGAGTTAAACAGTGGAATAATCGATTAAGAGGTCAGTTATATTGTGTGGGGATGTCTTTATGGAAACAGGCTGTAATTAAACCATTTTTTAACTTGCCTAGTTGTAAAGTTCATTTTATTCGATCTCATAATGCGTTATCGAAGAAAAATTTGAATTTGGATGCTCGACTATTAGTCTGGGGAAATGGAAAAACAGAACAAATTAGATTTGCTCAACAAAATCAGTTACCTATATTAAGAATGGAAGATGGATTTATTCGTTCTGTTGGACTAGGGTCTAATTTAGTTGCACCTATTTCGCTTGTTATTGATGATATGGGCATTTATTTTAATTCTCAAATGCCATCTAGATTAGAAAAAATTTTACAAGAGCAAGTTTTTTCTAAAGAAGATATAACAATAGCACAAATGCTAAGACATTATTTGGTGGATAATAAAATTGGGAAATATAATGTTGGCGACATAGGTTTCCAATTAACTAAATCCTCGTTAAAAACAATTCTGGTTCCAGGACAAGTGGAAGATGATGCTTCAATAAAAACAGGTTCTCCTTATATAAGAACTAATCTAGATTTATTAAAAAGAGTTAGAGAATTAAACCCTGAAGCATATATACTTTATAAGCCTCATCCTGATGTGGTAAGTGGTAATAGAAAAGGAAATGTAGCATTTGAGGAAGTAAAAAAATTTGCTGATGATATTATTGAAACTGCTAATATATTAGATTGCATTATTCAGGTAGATGAAGTGCATACAATGACATCTTTAGCTGGATTCGAAGCGTTATTAAGGGGAAAAATTGTACATTGTTATGGGTTACCTTTTTATTCTGGTTGGGGGTTAACTAACGATCACTTTAGTTTAAGTGATAAAAATAGAAGGAAAAGACAGTTAAGTTTAGATGAACTTGTTTCAGGCGTATTAGTCTATTACCCGTTATATATTAATCCAAAAACAAATCAATTGATTGATGCTAAACAAGCTATTAATTCTTTAATGTTAAAAAGAGAAGAGTTGAGTTCTAATGGTATTAGAAGAAATTGGGTGGCTAAACAGTCAGAGAAGTTAAAACATTTATTTTATTCAATATTAAAAAGCAAGTGAAACTATGATTAATCATTATCTTGATGACCTATTAAATACTTCTCACCGAATTCTACTTTTGCAAGGACCGATAGGCGGTTTTTTCTTTGAATTTGGCCGATGGTTGAAAAACAACCAAAAGGAAGTTTATAAAATTAATTTTAATGGAGGTGATGCTTTTTTTTATCCGAATAGCACATCTAACACATTTAATTATCAAGATAACTTTATCTATTTAAAACAATATTTAATTGATTTTTGTTTGAAATATCAAATTGACTCAATAATTTGTTTTGGTGATAATCGTCCATGTCATAAGATAGCAAAGCATATTTCTAAGGAGCTGAATATCCGTTTTTGGGTATTTGAAGAAGGATATTTCCGCCCTCACTATATTACATTTGAAAAAGATGGTGTTAATGCATACTCACCTTTACCAAAGCAGGCTGATTTTTATCTTCGTTTGAGTTCTAGTATTGAGGGGGATATTGTTCCTAAAACTGTAGCCAAAGGTTTTTTTCCTATTGCTAAAAGGGCTATTCGCTACTATTGGGAAACTCACAAATTTGCTGAGCAATACCCACATTATAGACATCACCGACATTTAAGCTTATTTCACTATGGAAAATTATGGTCGGGTTCTCTTTTACGGAGAATATGTTATTGGTTGCATGAACGGAGTTTTTCCCAACGAGTGAACAGTGGCGCGTTTGGAAAATTTTTTATTGTTCCATTACAAGTATACAATGATAGTCAAATATCTGAGCATACGGATTTCCCAAGCGTTGAAGCTTTTTTAAGAAAAGTGTTGGACTCTTTTGCTAATGATGCTCCTAATTATTTAAATCTTATCGTGAAACATCATCCAATGGATAGAGGGTTTATTGATTATCAAACGGTAATAAGTGAATACTGTATAAAATATCCTCATTTAGATGGGCGTATTTTTTATATTCATGATGTACCTTTACCTGTATTGTTACGTAAAGGAATTGGTATGGTTACATTAAACAGCACCAGTGGGTTATCTGCACTTTTACATAATATGCCAGTAAAAACACTTGGTAGAGCTAATTATGACTTTGAAGGAATGACAGATCAAAAGGATTTAGCCGATTTTTGGCATAATCCAACCCCTCCTGACCATGCGGTGTTTAATGCATATAGGAAATTTCATCTGAATAAGACTCAAATAAATGGTAGTTTTTATAATGAAGTTCTTTTACCATAAAAAAAGATTATTACACCGTAGATATTTCCTTATTTACGGTGTTTTTATTTTTTTCAATAATTTAAGACTTTTTATTTTGTCTAAATTCACGTATGCTTAGTGAGTTCAATCCGAACACCAAATATAGCAAGTTATGTTTATTTAAGGTTCTACAATATGAAAAAACTTCTTATTGCTTCTATGCTAACGTCAGGTATGGCATACGCAGCTCCACTCTCTCAAGTTAATCCAAATACAGATCTTCATACTTATGAATTTACTAACACCTATGATTTAGTTGTACCAAAAGGTTCTCAGGGTGAAACGAAACTTTGGATTCCTTTGCCTTTTAATAGTGATTATCAAACTGTTAAATCTATTGAGTTTGAAGGTAATTATCGTGATGCATTTATTACGGAAAATAACCAGTATGGAGCCAAAACACTTTATGCAAATTGGGATGAAAAAGCAGATAAACGCCTATTAAAAGTGAAAATGGTTATTCAGACGCAGGACCGCGAACCTATGGTTACTGGGGCATTAAAAGATTATAAAATGCCTGACAAAATAGAATATTCTGTGGATGTGTTACCCTATTTGAAACCAACCGCTCATATTAAAACGGATGGGATTGTAAAAGAGTATGCGGATAAAATTGTCGGAAAAGAAACCAATCCACTTAAAAAAGCAGAATTGATTCATCAATGGATCGTAAAAAATATGGAACGTGATAATTCTGTTCTAGGTTGTGGCGATGGCGATGTTGAAAAAATCCTGACAACAGGCGTATTAAAAGGAAAATGTACAGATATTAATTCGGTCTTCGTTGCTTTAGCTCGAGCATCTGATATTCCTGCAAGGGAAGTGTTTGGTATTCGTTTAGGCGCAGCACCAAAATTAGAAAAGTATTCTAAAACTGCTTTTGGTAGTGCAAAAGAAGGTCTTGCTAATGTAAATGGTGGGCAACATTGTCGTGCTGAATTTTATTTAGCTGGATTTGGTTGGGTTCCTGTTGATTCGGCGGATGTGGCTAAAATGCGTTTAACAGAGAAAAAATCTGTAGAAGACAGTGATACTCAGACTGTGGCAAATTACTTATTCGGGAACTGGGAAGCTAATTGGGTTGGTTTTAATTATGCTCGAGATTTTAATCTTTACCCTAAACCAGAATTAGCACCAATCAATAACTTTGGTTATCCTTATGCTGAAGTTGGAGGCGATCCGCTTAATTCTTTTGATGCAAAAGAGTTTGGTTATGAACTTATCTCTAAAGAAATTAAATAATCGCTTTATTGCTAGTTGTGTTACTGCTGTTATTGCAGCAGTAACCTCTACACTATGTTGTATCGCACCTTTAGTTTATTTAATGTTTGGTATTTCTTCTACATGGTTGATGGAATTAAACCGTTTTGAATATTTACGAATACCTATGTTAATTGTTTCTTTAGGTGCCTTTGGCTATGGTTTTTGGTTATTAAATTTCTCTAATAAAATCATTTGTACCCGATATTTTTCTCGTCAAACGTTGATTGTTTTATATTGGGTTGTGTTTTTTATTATGTTATTTTTTCTATCTTATCCTACTTTGCTTCCTTATATATTAGAATGGATTTCATAAAAATGAAAAAATTATGGTTTATTGCTATTTTTAGTACCTTTATGCCTTTATCTTCACTTTATGCAGTGGAAAATTCTCAAAAACAGGAAAAAAATGTAGAGCGAGAGGTTACGCTTTTGATAAATGAAATGCATTGTCAGCTCTGTGTCTATTTAGTAAATAAGGAATTACGAGCTATAGATGGTGTTATTTCAACCAAAGCGGATATGCAAGCTAGAACAGTCAAAATTGTTACTCAAGCTCAAGTGACAAATGAACAATTAATAAAAGCGATTG
This genomic window from Actinobacillus porcitonsillarum contains:
- a CDS encoding amino acid ABC transporter substrate-binding protein, producing MLKKLSVIALTTLALATSATSFAKESLLERINNKGTITVGTEGTYAPFTYHDENGKLTGYDVEVTRAIADKLGVKVEFKETNWDSMLAGLKADRFDLVANQVALTSPERQATFDKTEPYNWSGAVLAAPKDETRIKKVEDVKGLKAAQSLTSNYGELARKYEAVIVPVDGLAQSVKVIETKRADFTFNDSLAVLDYLKKNPKSDLKIFWESSDKVGAGLVANKGNQEALDKISAVIVELKKDGTLKKLGEQFFGQDVSNK
- a CDS encoding heavy-metal-associated domain-containing protein — encoded protein: MKKLWFIAIFSTFMPLSSLYAVENSQKQEKNVEREVTLLINEMHCQLCVYLVNKELRAIDGVISTKADMQARTVKIVTQAQVTNEQLIKAIGNLQYTAKVI
- a CDS encoding capsular polysaccharide biosynthesis protein, producing the protein MEKKSLVFSSGILKIAHLENFLWDCQIIRRRMWKKTLHAEQVIGWGHRPSTKKARHFAQKYQIPFIALEDGFLRSVGLGVEGYSPLSIVYDDIGIYYDTTVPSRLEKLILSVNLTNESHQQVSDAITKIKEYQLSKYNHAPDFELKHLSDKPIVLVIDQTFGDMAVKFGQANEWHFNQMLETAIKENPQADIWVKTHPDVISGKKKGYLTCLPQYAHQVKILSEDISPLSLLQYVDKVYCVTSHMGFEALLIGKKVITFGIPWYAGWGITDDRHESIVMLQQQNRRSAKTFNELFFAAYFSYSRYINPNNGQIGSIFDVIEYLNRVKQWNNRLRGQLYCVGMSLWKQAVIKPFFNLPSCKVHFIRSHNALSKKNLNLDARLLVWGNGKTEQIRFAQQNQLPILRMEDGFIRSVGLGSNLVAPISLVIDDMGIYFNSQMPSRLEKILQEQVFSKEDITIAQMLRHYLVDNKIGKYNVGDIGFQLTKSSLKTILVPGQVEDDASIKTGSPYIRTNLDLLKRVRELNPEAYILYKPHPDVVSGNRKGNVAFEEVKKFADDIIETANILDCIIQVDEVHTMTSLAGFEALLRGKIVHCYGLPFYSGWGLTNDHFSLSDKNRRKRQLSLDELVSGVLVYYPLYINPKTNQLIDAKQAINSLMLKREELSSNGIRRNWVAKQSEKLKHLFYSILKSK
- a CDS encoding transglutaminase-like domain-containing protein, whose protein sequence is MKKLLIASMLTSGMAYAAPLSQVNPNTDLHTYEFTNTYDLVVPKGSQGETKLWIPLPFNSDYQTVKSIEFEGNYRDAFITENNQYGAKTLYANWDEKADKRLLKVKMVIQTQDREPMVTGALKDYKMPDKIEYSVDVLPYLKPTAHIKTDGIVKEYADKIVGKETNPLKKAELIHQWIVKNMERDNSVLGCGDGDVEKILTTGVLKGKCTDINSVFVALARASDIPAREVFGIRLGAAPKLEKYSKTAFGSAKEGLANVNGGQHCRAEFYLAGFGWVPVDSADVAKMRLTEKKSVEDSDTQTVANYLFGNWEANWVGFNYARDFNLYPKPELAPINNFGYPYAEVGGDPLNSFDAKEFGYELISKEIK
- a CDS encoding capsule biosynthesis protein — its product is MINHYLDDLLNTSHRILLLQGPIGGFFFEFGRWLKNNQKEVYKINFNGGDAFFYPNSTSNTFNYQDNFIYLKQYLIDFCLKYQIDSIICFGDNRPCHKIAKHISKELNIRFWVFEEGYFRPHYITFEKDGVNAYSPLPKQADFYLRLSSSIEGDIVPKTVAKGFFPIAKRAIRYYWETHKFAEQYPHYRHHRHLSLFHYGKLWSGSLLRRICYWLHERSFSQRVNSGAFGKFFIVPLQVYNDSQISEHTDFPSVEAFLRKVLDSFANDAPNYLNLIVKHHPMDRGFIDYQTVISEYCIKYPHLDGRIFYIHDVPLPVLLRKGIGMVTLNSTSGLSALLHNMPVKTLGRANYDFEGMTDQKDLADFWHNPTPPDHAVFNAYRKFHLNKTQINGSFYNEVLLP
- a CDS encoding mercuric transporter MerT family protein, whose protein sequence is MNLSLKKLNNRFIASCVTAVIAAVTSTLCCIAPLVYLMFGISSTWLMELNRFEYLRIPMLIVSLGAFGYGFWLLNFSNKIICTRYFSRQTLIVLYWVVFFIMLFFLSYPTLLPYILEWIS
- a CDS encoding YgiW/YdeI family stress tolerance OB fold protein — its product is MPDLIPINSNLKTIEQAEALPNHSTVVLEGYIVSQAKKKEFYFKDMQNKLIRLKIEEHIWHGLDVSPNTKVRIQGKIDKYLLKSHIEVYQIDKIN